A single genomic interval of Zingiber officinale cultivar Zhangliang chromosome 4A, Zo_v1.1, whole genome shotgun sequence harbors:
- the LOC121971500 gene encoding glutathionyl-hydroquinone reductase PcpF-like isoform X2, with amino-acid sequence MIHMMSTPVTLLPSSTPPQHRPLSGVPVRGTTNRRRFSTLIALSSSSKDIPEDLLTAAGRLVWGRGLPPQTLVSAVRVGWSAAWHLMMRQLAPSSSSAPGSYDRPASAFPSVPHHYKRNPSHLHLYVALPCPWAHRVLVVRALKGLTSALPVSVAAPGFDGSWRFPVIEKSTSGDELNPSPDRANGCSTLREVYSLRRGGYDGRSTVPMLWDSEKKEVVCNESYSIIEFLNSVDIGGNINRSSQLNLCPPGLKKQIDEWNRVIYPNINNGVYKCGFAQSQEAYDNAVNDLFNTLDKIESHLSTSRFLCGDVLTLADVCLFTTLIRFDLAYNVLFKCTKKKLVEYSNLYGYTCDIYQIPE; translated from the exons ATGATCCATATGATGTCGACGCCGGTAACGCTCCTCCCCAGCTCAACTCCGCCGCAACATCGGCCACTCTCCGGCGTTCCAGTACGCGGCACCACTAACCGCCGCCGATTCTCCACTCTTATCGCACTTTCTTCCTCTTCGAAGGACATACCGGAGGATCTCCTCACTGCCGCCGGGCGTCTTGTATGGGGTCGTGGTCTCCCGCCGCAAACCCTAGTCTCCGCCGTCCGAGTCGGGTGGTCGGCGGCGTGGCATCTCATGATGCGCCAGCTcgctccttcctcttcctctgcaCCCGGCTCCTACGATCGCCCCGCCTCCGCCTTCCCCTCTGTCCCTCACCACTACAAGCGGAACCCTAGCCATCTCCATCTCTACGTCGCTCTCCCTTGCCCGTGGGCGCATCGTGTCCTCGTCGTCCGCGCCCTCAAGGGTCTCACCTCCGCACTCCCCGTCTCCGTCGCGGCTCCCGGATTCGATGGCTCTTGGCGATTTCCCGTTATCGAAAAATCCACCTCCGGTGATGAGCTGAACCCGAGCCCTGACCGGGCCAATGGCTGTAGTACGCTGAGGGAGGTGTACAGTCTTCGGAGGGGCGGCTACGACGGGAGGTCGACGGTACCGATGCTTTGGGACTCTGAGAAGAAGGAGGTGGTGTGCAACGAGAGTTACTCCATCATCGAATTCTTGAACTCAGTGGACATCGGAGGGAACATCAATAGATCCTCGCAATTAAACCTCTGCCCTCCGGGGCTCAAGAAGCAGATCGATGAATGGAATCGTGTTATCTACCCCAACATTAACAATGGAGTCTACAA ATGTGGCTTTGCACAGAGTCAAGAAGCATATGACAATGCAGTCAATGATTTGTTCAATACATTGGATAAGATTGAATCTCACCTATCTACCTCACGCTTCTTGTGCGGCGATGTGTTAACTTTAGCTGATGTCTGCTTATTTACTACCTTGATCCGTTTTGACCTTGCATATAATGTCCTCTTTAAGTGCACTAAGAAGAAGCTAGTTGAATACTCCAATCTCTACGGCTACACATGTGATATATATCAGATTCCAGAG TAA
- the LOC121971500 gene encoding glutathionyl-hydroquinone reductase YqjG-like isoform X1 — protein sequence MIHMMSTPVTLLPSSTPPQHRPLSGVPVRGTTNRRRFSTLIALSSSSKDIPEDLLTAAGRLVWGRGLPPQTLVSAVRVGWSAAWHLMMRQLAPSSSSAPGSYDRPASAFPSVPHHYKRNPSHLHLYVALPCPWAHRVLVVRALKGLTSALPVSVAAPGFDGSWRFPVIEKSTSGDELNPSPDRANGCSTLREVYSLRRGGYDGRSTVPMLWDSEKKEVVCNESYSIIEFLNSVDIGGNINRSSQLNLCPPGLKKQIDEWNRVIYPNINNGVYKCGFAQSQEAYDNAVNDLFNTLDKIESHLSTSRFLCGDVLTLADVCLFTTLIRFDLAYNVLFKCTKKKLVEYSNLYGYTCDIYQIPEVARTCNFEAIMDGYFCTLFPLNPGGIRPVMPSACSHDFLSKTHDRQVLSSRIKQPLTMSES from the exons ATGATCCATATGATGTCGACGCCGGTAACGCTCCTCCCCAGCTCAACTCCGCCGCAACATCGGCCACTCTCCGGCGTTCCAGTACGCGGCACCACTAACCGCCGCCGATTCTCCACTCTTATCGCACTTTCTTCCTCTTCGAAGGACATACCGGAGGATCTCCTCACTGCCGCCGGGCGTCTTGTATGGGGTCGTGGTCTCCCGCCGCAAACCCTAGTCTCCGCCGTCCGAGTCGGGTGGTCGGCGGCGTGGCATCTCATGATGCGCCAGCTcgctccttcctcttcctctgcaCCCGGCTCCTACGATCGCCCCGCCTCCGCCTTCCCCTCTGTCCCTCACCACTACAAGCGGAACCCTAGCCATCTCCATCTCTACGTCGCTCTCCCTTGCCCGTGGGCGCATCGTGTCCTCGTCGTCCGCGCCCTCAAGGGTCTCACCTCCGCACTCCCCGTCTCCGTCGCGGCTCCCGGATTCGATGGCTCTTGGCGATTTCCCGTTATCGAAAAATCCACCTCCGGTGATGAGCTGAACCCGAGCCCTGACCGGGCCAATGGCTGTAGTACGCTGAGGGAGGTGTACAGTCTTCGGAGGGGCGGCTACGACGGGAGGTCGACGGTACCGATGCTTTGGGACTCTGAGAAGAAGGAGGTGGTGTGCAACGAGAGTTACTCCATCATCGAATTCTTGAACTCAGTGGACATCGGAGGGAACATCAATAGATCCTCGCAATTAAACCTCTGCCCTCCGGGGCTCAAGAAGCAGATCGATGAATGGAATCGTGTTATCTACCCCAACATTAACAATGGAGTCTACAA ATGTGGCTTTGCACAGAGTCAAGAAGCATATGACAATGCAGTCAATGATTTGTTCAATACATTGGATAAGATTGAATCTCACCTATCTACCTCACGCTTCTTGTGCGGCGATGTGTTAACTTTAGCTGATGTCTGCTTATTTACTACCTTGATCCGTTTTGACCTTGCATATAATGTCCTCTTTAAGTGCACTAAGAAGAAGCTAGTTGAATACTCCAATCTCTACGGCTACACATGTGATATATATCAGATTCCAGAGGTAGCGAGAACATGCAACTTTGAAGCAATCATGGATGGTTACTTTTGCACTCTATTTCCCTTGAATCCTGGTGGGATTCGGCCTGTCATGCCTTCAGCTTGTAGTCATGATTTTCTTTCTAAGACACATGATAGACAAGTTTTATCTTCAAGAATCAAACAACCATTAACTATGTCAGAATCTTAG